In one Vidua macroura isolate BioBank_ID:100142 unplaced genomic scaffold, ASM2450914v1 whyUn_scaffold_133, whole genome shotgun sequence genomic region, the following are encoded:
- the NOP10 gene encoding H/ACA ribonucleoprotein complex subunit 3, translated as MFLQCYENGRGERVYTLRKLSPDGVPTRSAHPARFSPDDKFSRHRLALKRRFGVLPTQRGRTLL; from the exons ATGTTCCTGCAGTGCTACGAGAACGGGCGCGGGGAGCGCGTATACACCCTGCGG AAGTTGTCCCCGGACGGGGTCCCCACACGCTCGGCGCACCCCGCTCGCTTCTCCCCCGATGATAAATTCTCCCGGCACCGCCTGGCCCTGAAGCGGCGCTTCGGGGTTTTGCCGACGCAGCGAGGCCGGACCCTGCTCTGA